One genomic region from Candida albicans SC5314 chromosome 6, complete sequence encodes:
- the PEP3 gene encoding tethering complex subunit (Peptidase; activity useful for strain identification by multilocus enzyme electrophoresis (MLEE); clade-associated gene expression) yields MSSNGHKTKSIKSETNSSYTVHSLDQQQASICDNLQQAKFELEPVHLQFSLSNKLNKLLVSSNIMYILLXNVVYKIDLDNPSQVENYALPGKVTNAWLNPNGQTLIVQIEKQAYYTLEKKVFKLLKFKNIEVTSIAFSNHNMVVGTKDGIIYVYEKSLKQVYKVDSPVQGVMFSNDYSQINVLANSLYTWDCFDTSYVELQKVFKQTTPVIKSINPPGIFTSNPQNYVYISSDNEIITNDEEMQLDRVDEEFSQIALTPHHLIGIEGNSLKIYNKLNKQLQELSLSENKIRGIAVDNLFNTYWVYTKNSIYEFVIENESISVWYDYYKMGKYSEALKYLDEDDEANFSKRDLVLIKQGYDYLQRGGFGISSDDLSLQIQGIQILAKSTEPFEKVCLMLLNHKQSDALLIEYLLAKLNKKNKVRXIVLSAWIIELMVRNDDSRVYEFIKTNYKLLDRPTMYQILNSEKLIFYAELIEDYNFILKYYIDKKNWTLAVKTLIKLYTKGDIELVYENATILLMNYPKVTETWLKLDLEYEKLLPALLKHQEQAIHFLQQVIMDKHYKKNKQLNNAYLCLLITKPGTDKQIIKFINFTSNFDTNFILRLCISHEKFHPAVLIYIEIGLFDQALELALKHDLTSLAEFILNKYDEDKQVEGIKLEDANYNVKRKLWLKFAKYLIDKSDDLNETLHHIVNVSMLDLKDLLPLFPETISINNFKDEIVESLNEYNKRIVHLSLDMNNSSEHLREMKKKVIYNKKKTNVAIIEPGEPCRKCGKLLVQENFVYFPNCHHAFHKECMKKNQCLLCNDFLNL; encoded by the coding sequence ATGTCATCCAACGGGCATAAAACCAAATCTATAAAGTCGGAAACCAATTCGTCATATACAGTTCATTCAYTAGATCAACAACAGGCGTCAATATGTGATAATCTACAACAAGCCAAATTTGAATTAGAGCCGGTACATTTGCAGTTTAGTTTATCGAATAAACTTAACAAGCTATTGGTATCAAGCAATATAATGTATATCCTATTARCCAATGTTGTTTATAAGATTGATTTGGATAATCCTTCACAGGTGGAGAATTATGCGTTGCCTGGTAAAGTAACGAATGCTTGGTTGAATCCAAATGGTCAAACTTTGATTGTGCAAATTGAGAAACAGGCGTACTATACACTTGAAAAGAAAGTatttaaattgttgaaattcaaaaatatagAAGTCACATCTATTGCATTTTCYAATCACAATATGGTGGTGGGGACAAAAGACGGGATAATCTACGTTTatgaaaaatcattaaaacaGGTCTACAAAGTCGATTCTCCAGTACAAGGAGTAATGTTTTCCAATGATTATTCTCAAATCAATGTTTTAGCAAACAGTTTATACACCTGGGATTGTTTTGATACTTCATATGTTGAGTTGCAAAAAGTATTTAAACAGACAACACCCgttatcaaatcaattaaccCACCTGGGATATTCACGTCAAACCCACAGAACTATGTGTATATATCATCAgataatgaaataataaCCAACGACGAGGAAATGCAATTGGATCGAGTTGATGAGGAGTTTCTGCAAATTGCACTTACACCGCACCATCTTATTGGTATTGAAGGGAATTCTTTAAAGATATATAACAAACTTAACAAGCAATTGCAAGAGTTGAGCCTTTCTGAGAACAAAATACGAGGAATCGCCGTGGATAACTTATTCAACACCTATTGGGTGTACACCAAAAACTCTATCTACGAGTTTGTTATTGAAAACGAGTCAATCCTGGTTTGGTATGATTATTACAAAATGGGAAAATATTCAGAGgcattgaaatatttggatgaagatgatgaggCAAATTTTCTGAAACGTGATTTAGTTTTGATTAAGCAGGGGTATGATTATTTACAACGTGGTGGATTTGGAATACTGTCGGATGACTTGAGTTTACAGATACAGGGGATTCAAATATTGGCAAAACTGACTGARccatttgaaaaagtttgCTTGATGTTACTTAACCATAAACAATCTGATGCTTTACTCATTGAATATTTGTTGGccaaattgaataaaaagaataaagtCCGARTRATTGTGTTGTCAGCTTggattattgaattgatgGTGAGAAATGATGATTCGAGAGTTTATGAATTCATTAAAACCAATTATAAGCTACTYGATCGTCCTACAATgtatcaaatattgaattctGAGAAGTTGATTTTCTATGCTGAGTTGATTGAAGattataatttcattttaaaGTATTACATtgataaaaagaattggacATTAGCGGTTAAAACATTAATAAAACTTTACACTAAAGGAGATATTGAATTAGTTTATGAAAATGCCACTATTTTGTTAATGAACTACCCAAAAGTGACTGAAACGTGGTTAAAACTTGATTTGGAATATGAGAAACTTTTACCGGCACTTTTGAAGCACCAAGAGCAAGCAATYCATTTCTTACAACAAGTCATTATGGATAAACACtacaagaaaaacaaacagTTAAACAATGCTTATTTGTGTTTATTAATTACAAAACCAGGTActgataaacaaataataaaattYATTAATTTCACATCCAATTTTGATACCAATTTCATTCTTCGGTTATGTATATCTCACGAAAAATTTCATCCTGCGGTATTAATTTACATTGAAATTGGCTTATTTGATCAAGCCTTAGAACTTGCCCTTAAACACGATTTGACTAGTCTTGCTGAATTTATATTGAACAAGTACGACGAGGACAAACAAGTAGAGGGAATTAAACTTGAAGATGCAAATTATAATGTCAAGAGAAAACTTTGGTTAAAATTTGCTAAATATYTAATCGATAAACTGGATGACTTGAATGAAACATTGCATCACATCGTCAATGTTTCAATGCTTGATTTGAAAGACCTTTTACCGTTATTTCCGGAAACGATActgattaataattttaaagaCGAGATAGTTGAATCACTAAATGAGTAYAATAAACGAATTGTTCATTTGTCGTTAGATATGAATAACTCGTCTGAGCATTTGCGggaaatgaagaaaaaagtgatttataacaaaaagaaaacaaatgtGGCCATAATAGAACCAGGTGAACCGTGTCGCAAATGTGGCAAATTGTTAGTACAAGAGAactttgtttattttccaaattgcCATCATGCGTTCCATAAGGAGTGTATGAAAAAGAACCAATGTTTATTATgtaatgattttttgaatttatag